Within Synechococcus sp. NB0720_010, the genomic segment GTTCCCACCGGAGATCCCTGAGGGCACAGAAAGGGTCACAAAGCCTCCGTAGGGGGTCAGGCGACCCAGGGCTGTGACCTGTTGGATGAGAGGGGCTGGGGGCTTGGGCTTGGGCTTGGGTTTGAACGTCTGCCAGCCGACAAGGCCAGCGGCAACAACCGCTACGGCCATCAGCACACGTGGTTGCCGCAGGCGGTCGACGGCGCTCATCCCGGATGGGTGCTTGGGATGAAGGCCTGCCATGGTCGGTTTTGGCTCGAGCAACTGTAGGGGGCAATGCCCCTACGATCTGGTCAGTTTTGGCGGCTTGTGGGGTCGATGCAGCGGATCACTGTCCCGTCTGGTGATTACGTCTACAAGGTGGACGATCCGAGTTCCAGCATCTTTGTCGTGAAGACAGGGAAGGTGGAGATCACAACCACCTATCCCGAAACCGGTGCAGGGGTGGATGCCTCCCACGGTCCCGGTCACATCTTTGGGGAAGTGGAAGTCATCGATGGACGGGCGCGCTCATCCAGCGCCAGGGCCGTGGTGACTACGGACCTGATGCGGATCGAGCGGGAGGAGTTGATGGATTTGCTCTACGAGCACCCAGAAAAGAGTTTGCTGATCGGCAAAAGTGCTTTTGAGCGCTTGAAAGAGCTCTACAGCGAAGAGTCACTGGATTCTGATCTAGCCCGTTTGCGTGAAGAGCTGGAGATCTCGATCCGTGATGCTGTGGTGGCCCATGAATCGCGTGTCGTTAAAAGCCACAACGGCATGGCTGCGATTGGGGTCCCGATTGTCCTGATGATTGCTTTGGCCGTGGGCGCCTACTGGTTTTTCCATCGCTCTTGAGCACGCACCTCATGCCCGCGCTTGAATCAACCGACTCTGTTGAGCACTATCCCCGCCGCTGATGAAGCAAATCCCCAACGCTGAAGACAAGAAAGCTGCCTTGGATGCGTTTCGTGAGCAGATGGCTCACGAGGTGGAGGAGGGCATCGAGCACCATGAAGCCTCGATGACGAAGATGGGCTTCCTGTTCCTCGGCATCTTCATTGCGGTGATCGCAATAGCAGCGCTGCTGCCTTGAGTTGAGGTCTTGGCGAAAAAAATCCCCGGAGGGCGATTCGCCGGCTCCGGGGCTCTAGTGACTTTCTGAAATTGCGAAGAGTGCTGATCAGACCGCAGCCTTTTGGTTGTCCAGCAGACCCTTGAGCTTGGCCAGTTCGCCAGCCCAGCGGGGGTCGGGAGCACCCTCTTCCACGGTGTCGCGGTGGACGACCTTGTTGACGGCCTTGCGGGCCACGGCGGGGCCAGCGCCGCCGCCGGGACGGCGATCATTGCCACCGCGGCGGTCATCACGGCGCTCGGAGCGCTCGATGCGGAGGGCGTTGCCGCCGAACTCACGGCCATTGAGCTGCTCGATCACCGCATCAGCGACCTTCTCGTCGTTGACGTTGGCGAAACCGAAACCGCGGCCAGCGCCGGTTTCACGGTCCTGAACAGCCTTGAAGCGGACGCCTTCACCAACGCTGGAGAACAGAGCCTCGAGCTCCTTGTTATCGAAGCTCTGGGGCAGGTTGCCAACGTAAAGACGAACGCTCATGGGACGAGAGAGAGAAGAAAAAGGTTTTGGTTCTGGCTGGTCGGGGGTGAATCACGAAGCGGCTGCACCGAACCCGACAGCGGAGTTCAATCGGCGACCTACGGCGTAATGCTGTGCCCTAACTGGCTGAATTCAGGTCGTTGATAACGCCTTTCACTGTGAAGTTAATCACGGCGGGTGTCCCTCTCCAGCCATTGGCGCGCACGTTCGAGGGCTTCCGCTGTGCCATCAAGGCGGCCAAAGGCCTGCTCCAGCATCAAGAACTGCAGTAGGGATCCCAGTTGGGGGGAGGCTTTCAGGCCTAATTCCTGCTGCAGTTGATCACCATTGATGGCCGGTCTTGGATGAAAAAGCCGGTCCTCAGGGTCTCGCCAGCGCCGCAGCCAGGCCTTGGCCGCTGGGGCGGGCCAGTGCAGCAGCAGGGCTGGCAGATCGCTGCTGAGGTCGCGGTGGAGTTGCAGTCGCTCCGCTTCCTCGAGGGCCTCGGCGTGTTCGGCGGGGTTTTGGGCCCCCAGCCGCTGCTGCCAATGGCGCAGGCGCTGCACCCGCTGTTGCAGCTTGCGGCTGCTCTTGAGCTGCTGCAGGCCTGGGCCATCCAGAACCGCGGCCATGCGAGCCAACGGCAAGGCCTCCTGGCACTCCTGCTCGCTGAGGCCCCTGCTTGAGGCCTGCTCGGCCGTGAGCGGCGTCAGGGGAGCCAGGGCAGGGCAGGGGGCCAGCAGCCCCCAATCCAGGCAGCGCTGCAGTCCCTGCTGCCCCTGGGGGCTTTGGCAGAGCTTCTCCAGTTCCGCCAGGACGCGCTCCCCGGCCACGCTGCTGAGGCGCTCCCTGTGCCGCTGAATCCAACCCGCGGTGGTGTCATCCAGCTCAAACTCCAGCTCGCTCGCCAGGCGGACCCCCCGCAGCAGGCGCAGGGGGTCATCCAGCAGGTTGCGTTCCGCCAGGGCCACCAGCTGACGGCGCTGCAGATGCTCCAGGCCCCCATGGGGGTCCACCAGCTGGTCCCGTTGGGCCAGCGGCAGGGCCATGGCATTGACGCTGTAGTCCCGGCGCTTTAGGTCGTCAGCGAGGCTCTGGCCTTCGCGGCGCGCCAGATCCACGCTCCAGCCGCGGATTACCAGCCGGCCGATGTCACGCTCGGCGTCCAGCACCACAGGACTGCCGCCAAAGCGCTTGCTGAGCGTCTTGCATAGGGCGATGGCGCCGTCCGCCACCACCAGGTCGAGGTCGGGGGCCGGACCCAGGCGGTTCAACAGGGCATCGCGGACCGCTCCCCCCACCAAGGCGGCATCGGCGGGAAAGGCGGAGAGGGGGACCGGCCAGTCCTCAGCGCGCAGGACACTCCAGGCCACTGCCGCTGCAGAACCGCCAGAGCCGGGCACAATGAGCCCATCTGCGCTGACGCTGGAGATGTGCATCTGCGTGGACTGCCGCTGGGTCGACCAGTGCCAGGCCTACCACGCAGTGGAGCGTCAGCACGGCGCTGCCCATCTCTGCGCAGCGCCGCAGTTCATCCCCAGCGAACCCAAGATTCACGTTCAGGTCAGGGAGCTGGGCTCCACGGACGTGGGCGTTGAGTGGGACGTGCGCGCCTGCGGCAGTTTTGAGCTCGAGCGGGGCCGCTGGCAGCGGCTCTGTCCTGGGGAGTTACTGCCCACATGAGCGAACCCTCCTTGCTGCTGGCGTTGCACAGCTCAAGCGAAACCCTGGGGGTCGGTCTCTGCGATCTCCAGCAGGAGGGCGCGCCTCCCCAATGCGCCAGCTTCCCCTTGGGGCGTCAGCTCTCCAATGCATTGCTCCCCTGCGTGGAGGAGCTGCTGCCCGCCGAGCGTTGGCCTCAGTTGGCTCGGATTGTGGTCGCTACCGGTCCCGGAGGCTTTACCGGAACACGCCTCAGTGTGGTCCTGGCGCGCACCTTGGCCCAGCAGCTGCAGATTCCCCTGCACGGTTTCAGCAGCTTTTTGCTGATCGCACGTCGCCTGGCGGCGTCCGGGGCCTTCCAGCCGGATCAGCCCCAGTTCTGGTTGCAGCAAACCCTGCCGCGCCGGGGGATTGTGGCGGGGG encodes:
- a CDS encoding cyclic nucleotide-binding domain-containing protein yields the protein MQRITVPSGDYVYKVDDPSSSIFVVKTGKVEITTTYPETGAGVDASHGPGHIFGEVEVIDGRARSSSARAVVTTDLMRIEREELMDLLYEHPEKSLLIGKSAFERLKELYSEESLDSDLARLREELEISIRDAVVAHESRVVKSHNGMAAIGVPIVLMIALAVGAYWFFHRS
- a CDS encoding CCA tRNA nucleotidyltransferase, with amino-acid sequence MPGSGGSAAAVAWSVLRAEDWPVPLSAFPADAALVGGAVRDALLNRLGPAPDLDLVVADGAIALCKTLSKRFGGSPVVLDAERDIGRLVIRGWSVDLARREGQSLADDLKRRDYSVNAMALPLAQRDQLVDPHGGLEHLQRRQLVALAERNLLDDPLRLLRGVRLASELEFELDDTTAGWIQRHRERLSSVAGERVLAELEKLCQSPQGQQGLQRCLDWGLLAPCPALAPLTPLTAEQASSRGLSEQECQEALPLARMAAVLDGPGLQQLKSSRKLQQRVQRLRHWQQRLGAQNPAEHAEALEEAERLQLHRDLSSDLPALLLHWPAPAAKAWLRRWRDPEDRLFHPRPAINGDQLQQELGLKASPQLGSLLQFLMLEQAFGRLDGTAEALERARQWLERDTRRD
- a CDS encoding Ycf34 family protein; amino-acid sequence: MCICVDCRWVDQCQAYHAVERQHGAAHLCAAPQFIPSEPKIHVQVRELGSTDVGVEWDVRACGSFELERGRWQRLCPGELLPT
- a CDS encoding RNA-binding protein; translated protein: MSVRLYVGNLPQSFDNKELEALFSSVGEGVRFKAVQDRETGAGRGFGFANVNDEKVADAVIEQLNGREFGGNALRIERSERRDDRRGGNDRRPGGGAGPAVARKAVNKVVHRDTVEEGAPDPRWAGELAKLKGLLDNQKAAV
- the tsaB gene encoding tRNA (adenosine(37)-N6)-threonylcarbamoyltransferase complex dimerization subunit type 1 TsaB — encoded protein: MSEPSLLLALHSSSETLGVGLCDLQQEGAPPQCASFPLGRQLSNALLPCVEELLPAERWPQLARIVVATGPGGFTGTRLSVVLARTLAQQLQIPLHGFSSFLLIARRLAASGAFQPDQPQFWLQQTLPRRGIVAGAYRLDASALGGIDECVEPRLFKPDEAGPGGVEAHVEAEADVLQLLTLGRLAHAAAMPGPWSTVLPLYPTSPVEGG